From Candidatus Dormiibacterota bacterium, a single genomic window includes:
- a CDS encoding isoaspartyl peptidase/L-asparaginase: protein MEPIDRRTFLAATAGAATLSASARESVAAAAPQRDVVFLSTWQWGVEANKRAAEIFGGGGSLVEAIEKGINVVEDDPNVMTVGYGGLPNADGEVELDAGIMDGTTHRAGAVFNLHEIKNPISVARLVMEKTRHTQLAGEGALRFAVAMGFAPMQLLTPKALEAWLKWKNTPNHETFWIDGEHHDTIGMLAASGGRVAAGCSTSGLAWKIPGRVADSPLVGCGYYADDAAGAASATGDGDVMTNYCTSKHIVQKMAEGMHPQEACHDLMRYMATSAGQLHTDMYCVIAIDPHGEIGALSMNAKQPLHYALWRNGTATFHTAPHYLA from the coding sequence ATGGAACCGATCGATCGCCGAACCTTTCTCGCAGCGACCGCTGGAGCTGCTACCCTGAGCGCAAGCGCGCGGGAGAGCGTCGCGGCCGCGGCTCCGCAGCGCGACGTCGTCTTTCTGTCGACGTGGCAATGGGGCGTCGAGGCGAACAAACGCGCTGCCGAGATTTTCGGCGGCGGCGGGTCGCTGGTGGAAGCGATCGAGAAAGGCATCAACGTCGTCGAGGACGACCCCAACGTCATGACCGTCGGATACGGCGGGCTGCCGAACGCCGACGGTGAGGTGGAGCTCGATGCCGGCATTATGGATGGTACGACCCACCGTGCCGGCGCGGTCTTCAACCTGCACGAGATCAAGAACCCGATCTCCGTCGCGCGCCTCGTGATGGAGAAGACGCGCCACACGCAGCTCGCGGGCGAAGGGGCGCTGCGCTTTGCGGTTGCCATGGGCTTCGCGCCGATGCAGCTGCTCACGCCGAAAGCGCTCGAAGCGTGGCTGAAATGGAAGAACACGCCCAACCACGAGACGTTCTGGATCGACGGCGAGCACCACGATACCATCGGCATGCTCGCTGCGAGCGGCGGGCGCGTTGCGGCGGGCTGTTCGACGAGCGGCCTCGCATGGAAGATTCCCGGGCGCGTCGCGGACTCGCCGCTCGTGGGCTGCGGCTACTACGCAGACGACGCCGCGGGCGCAGCCTCAGCGACCGGCGACGGCGACGTGATGACGAACTATTGCACCTCGAAACACATCGTGCAGAAGATGGCGGAGGGCATGCACCCGCAGGAAGCCTGCCACGACCTCATGCGGTACATGGCGACCAGCGCCGGCCAGCTGCACACCGACATGTACTGCGTCATCGCGATCGACCCGCACGGCGAGATCGGCGCGCTTTCGATGAACGCGAAGCAGCCACTGCACTATGCGCTGTGGCGCAACGGTACGGCGACCTTCCACACGGCCCCGCACTACCTCGCGTAA
- a CDS encoding zinc-ribbon domain containing protein, whose product MYQDEYLRCVDCGRDFAFTSGEQEFFASKGFQNKPNRCPDCRAARKASGGGRSGGGGGGGGGGGRAPREMFTATCSQCGGVAQVPFQPRSDKPVYCRDCFATRSSSYR is encoded by the coding sequence ATGTATCAAGATGAGTACCTTCGCTGCGTGGATTGCGGACGCGATTTCGCGTTCACGTCCGGCGAGCAAGAGTTTTTCGCATCCAAAGGCTTTCAAAACAAGCCCAACCGTTGCCCCGACTGCCGCGCGGCGCGTAAAGCGTCGGGTGGTGGCCGCAGCGGCGGCGGCGGCGGCGGTGGCGGCGGCGGTGGACGCGCACCACGTGAGATGTTCACGGCGACGTGCAGCCAATGCGGCGGCGTCGCGCAGGTCCCGTTCCAGCCGCGCAGCGACAAACCAGTCTACTGCCGCGACTGCTTCGCGACCCGCTCTTCCTCGTATAGGTAG